One segment of Gemmatimonadota bacterium DNA contains the following:
- a CDS encoding glutamine amidotransferase, which translates to MRSMPALLVFDGFADWEAAFAIAELRRSGHHQVLTLGLTGEPVVSMGGLTVLPDEDIAEVDPEQVRLLILPGGDRWETAPPDEHLQALLATLIRARTPVAAICGATVALARGGFLAGRKHTSNGPDYLAEQAPGYAGAEGYVESLAVRDRGLITASGLGALEFAREIFEELGVFTPEEREEWYRLFKGR; encoded by the coding sequence ATGCGGTCGATGCCCGCGCTGCTGGTCTTCGATGGCTTTGCCGACTGGGAGGCGGCCTTCGCGATCGCCGAGCTCCGCCGCTCCGGCCACCACCAGGTGCTCACCCTGGGCCTCACCGGGGAGCCGGTGGTCTCCATGGGCGGGCTCACCGTCCTCCCCGACGAGGACATCGCCGAGGTGGACCCGGAGCAGGTCCGGCTGCTCATCCTGCCCGGGGGCGACCGCTGGGAGACCGCGCCCCCCGACGAGCACCTGCAGGCCCTGCTCGCCACGCTGATCCGGGCCAGGACCCCGGTCGCGGCCATCTGCGGGGCCACGGTGGCGCTGGCGCGGGGCGGGTTCCTGGCCGGGCGGAAGCACACCAGCAACGGCCCCGACTACCTCGCCGAGCAGGCGCCGGGCTACGCCGGCGCGGAAGGGTATGTCGAATCGCTGGCGGTGCGCGACCGCGGCCTGATCACCGCCAGCGGGCTCGGGGCCCTGGAGTTTGCCCGCGAGATCTTCGAGGAACTGGGGGTGTTCACGCCGGAGGAACGGGAGGAGTGGTACCGGCTGTTCAAGGGGCGGTAG
- the aroF gene encoding 3-deoxy-7-phosphoheptulonate synthase gives MEPRLQEALEAIEALASRIVILGSYAAWQGEGAVVGPVAARPPHLRPKPDLPLFDRRQKPEGTIVKVGAVEIGGARPVLIAGPCSVEGEEMILRTAELVAQAGADMLRGGAFKPRTSPYDFQGLGVKGLKFLAEARERSGLPVVTEVMSWEEVPLVARYADMLQIGARNMQNFALLRAAGRSGKPILLKRGGGATLEEWLHAAEYILSHGNPNVVLCERGIRTFERATRHTLDLNAVALVRERTHLPVLADPSHAAGVRSIVPALTLAGLAAGAQGAIIEVHPDPDHALSDGAQSLDVPTFARLAAQIRALEPVGA, from the coding sequence CTGGAGCCACGGCTGCAGGAGGCGCTGGAGGCCATCGAGGCGCTGGCGTCGCGGATCGTGATCCTGGGGAGCTACGCCGCGTGGCAGGGGGAGGGCGCGGTGGTGGGCCCCGTGGCCGCGCGCCCGCCCCACCTGCGGCCCAAGCCCGACCTGCCGCTGTTCGACCGGCGCCAGAAGCCCGAGGGGACGATCGTGAAGGTCGGGGCGGTGGAGATCGGCGGCGCCCGGCCGGTGCTCATCGCCGGCCCCTGCTCCGTCGAGGGCGAGGAGATGATCCTCCGCACCGCCGAGCTGGTGGCGCAGGCCGGCGCGGACATGCTGCGCGGCGGCGCCTTCAAGCCGCGCACCTCGCCCTATGACTTCCAGGGACTGGGCGTGAAGGGGCTCAAGTTCCTGGCCGAGGCGCGGGAGCGCTCCGGCCTGCCCGTCGTCACCGAGGTGATGAGCTGGGAGGAGGTGCCACTGGTGGCACGCTACGCCGACATGCTGCAGATCGGCGCGCGCAACATGCAGAACTTCGCGCTGCTGCGGGCCGCGGGGCGGAGCGGCAAGCCGATCCTGCTCAAGCGCGGGGGCGGCGCCACGCTCGAGGAGTGGCTGCATGCGGCCGAATACATTCTGTCCCATGGCAACCCCAACGTGGTGCTGTGCGAGCGCGGCATCCGCACCTTCGAGCGGGCCACCCGGCACACCCTGGACCTGAACGCCGTGGCGCTGGTGCGGGAGCGCACCCACCTCCCGGTGCTCGCCGATCCGAGCCATGCCGCGGGGGTGCGCAGCATCGTGCCGGCCCTCACCCTGGCCGGGCTGGCCGCCGGCGCGCAGGGGGCGATCATCGAGGTCCACCCCGACCCCGACCACGCCCTGAGCGATGGCGCCCAGAGCCTTGACGTGCCGACCTTTGCTCGGCTGGCGGCCCAGATCCGCGCCCTGGAACCGGTGGGCGCCTGA